A stretch of DNA from Spirosoma endbachense:
TTGTTGTGGCCACAGATTGGCCTTATAGTTTCTGAAAAACCACAATACTATTGTGCCCTCCAAAACCAAAGGTGTTGCTCATCGCAACATTCACGTTGGATGGCATGGCCTCTTTGGTAACAATGGTCAGATTTTCCGGAATTGCCGGGTCCAGAACTGTGGTGTTGATCGTTGGCGGAATAACGCTGTCACGGATAGATAACAGGCATATAATTGCCTCGACAGCTCCGGCAGCCCCCAGCAAATGCCCCGTTACGGATTTGGTAGCGCTAATTTTCAGTTTTGTTTTCTCGGTTCCGGTTAGACTTAACACCGCATTTATTTCCGATAAATCACCTACCGATGTTGAGGTAGCGTGCGCATTCAGGTAATCTACATCCGAAATGGTGATATTGGCCTCCTTCAAAGCCAGTTGCATGGCTTTCGATGCGCCGATACCTGCTGGATGAGTAGCCGTCATGTGATAGGCATCCGCCGTCATTGATGCCCCGGTAATTTCCCCGTATATATGTGCGCCACGCTTAACGGCATGTTCGTATTCTTCAAGGATTAAAGCACCTGCTCCTTCACCCATAACGAATCCATCCCGGTTTACATCGAATGGGCGTGAGGCAACAGCAGGCTCACTATTATGAGCAGACATTGCCTTTAACGCACTAAATCCGCCAAATGACGCCGGCGTAATTGGCGCTTCAGACCCACCACTGACAATGATTTTTGCTTTCCCCAGCCGAATGTAATTGAAGGCATCCATGATGGCGGTATTCGACGTAGCACAGGCCGAAACCGTCGTATAGTTAATACCCATGTAGCCGTTCCGAATGGAAATCATACCCGAAGCCATGTTTGCAATCAGCTTGGGAATAAAAAACGGACTAAACCGGGGCTGGCCCGTTCCCAGCGCAAATTCTTTAACCTGCTCTTCGAAGGTATCCATACCCCCCTGGCCCGATCCCCAGATGACACCCACATCAAATGGGTCCATCTTATCCAGTTCGAAACCAGAATCCTTAATGGCCTGATCAGAAGCAATTAATGCATATTGAGTAAAGAGGTCGGTTCGCTTGATATCTGACCGGCTTAGATACTGAGTAGCGTCATAATTTTTGAGTTCGCAGGCGAATTGGGTGCGAAATAAAGATGCATCAAAGTGCGTAATCGTAGCCGCGCCACTTTGACCATTTACTACATTTTGCCAAAACGTTTCCACGTCGTGACCAACAGGAGTCAGTGCTCCAACACCAGTAATAACAACTCGGTGTAACATGTTTGTTTTTGATTAATAACAAATCGGCCTTGCATTCACCAGACCTAGTATTCGGTAAAGCTATCTTTAAAAAAGCGTCGCAAATGTATGAAAATACAATACCAATCGGTATATTTATCAAATCAAATTATTGGCACAATTAGTTCTTTCAGCCTATAATCGTCAAATAGGTTCTACGAGCAAGGTCATTAGGCTTTTACAGGTACATCTTTACTGAGTTTCAGCAATTTTTAATACTAGACAGCACATTTATAACATGGCTACTAAACAATCAAAAGCGGAACGAACCCGCCAGTTTATCATAGAAACGACCGCAGGTATTTTCAACACAAAAGGCTATGCGGGAACATCGTTAGCCGATTTAACGGAGGCTACCGGCTTAACGAAGGGCAGTATTTACGGAAACTTTGAAAACAAAGAAGAAGTGGCCCTGGCTGTTTTTGATTACAACCTATCACGCATAAAACAGGCGGTTCAGCAGCACATGGTGCAGGCAATCTCAAATTCAGAGAAATTGCTGGTCTACGCCGTGGTTTATGGGACTTTCATTCGCGCTCCCTTTTTGCCGGGCGGATGTCCCATTCTAAACACGGCCATTGAAGCCGATGACACCAACAATCTTCTGAAAGATAAAGCTGCGAAAGCAATTCTGGAATGGAAAAAGTCGATTATCGACATTATCAAAGCGGGCATTAAAACCGGCGAATTCCTCGAAACTGTAGAGCCCGAGCGCAGTGCCCTGTCAATTATTGCCCTCATTGAAGGTGGTATCATGATTGCCCGAGTGACCAATAATCCAACTAGCCTGGACAAAATCCTAAAGACAGTAGAATTGCTGATCGAGCAGATAAAAGTAGAAATATAAAGGGTATCACCTTAGTGCAAATTCGTCTCTAAAGCCAGTTGCCAGCCCGTGTAAGCCTGTTCTACCGATAGCCGGTTCTCCGAAGGATTAATAACAGACTTACAATCATTTAACTGCTGCAAATGCGCTAAGTCCCGATAGACCCCCGCTTTTAAACCAGCCAGATAGGCAGCCCCTAACGCCGAAATATCGGCCATTTCGCGGTTAACAACGGGCTTATTGAGGAGGTCGGCCAGAAACTGAAGAACGAAACCATTCGAGGTCAAACCACCGTTGACCATTAACTCCGCTAACGTTATACCGGTGTCCTGCTCCATCGCAACGATAACGTCCCTGATCTGGTAGGGAATCGATTCGAGGGCAGCTCTGACAATGTGATTTTTGGTGGAGCCAAACGTAAGGCCAGAAATGGACGCTTTCCGGGCCATGTCCCAGTGAGGAGCGCCAAGACCACTGAAAGCAGGAACAACATAAACGCCCCCATTATCGGCTACAGCTGTTGCCATGGCTTCCGTATCCCGGCTTTCGGCAAACAACTCTAGATTATTTTTCAGCCATTCGATGGTTGCGCCACAGGTAACGATTACGCCTTCCAGTGCATAGTCGACCCGTTCTTCGGTACTCCAGCAGATGGTCGTCACCATGCCATGATTCGATTCTTTACACGCTGGACCAATATCCATCATGATCGAGCAACCCGTTCCGAGCGTCGCTTTGGCCGTTCCGGGGGCGAAACATCCCTCACCGAAAGCAGCCGCGTGCGAATCACCAATCATACTGGCAATAGGTAGCGGATGGTCGAGCAAGCCGTTAAAATTCGATTCGCCAAACAAAAACGAAGACGGTTTTGGCTCGGGTAAATTCAGTCGGGAAAGGCCAAACTGCGCCAGGATTTCCTGATCCCACGAGAGCGTCTGAAGGTTAAAAAAGAGCGTGCGGGAGGCATTGGTATAATCGGTCAGATAGCGCTGTCCATTGGTTAATTTATAAAGAAGCCAGGTGTCTACCGTACCAAAATAAGCCTTTCCGGAATCGATTGCCTGCCGGACTTTTTCATGCTGTTCATACAACCAGATGAGCTTGCTCCCCGAAAAATATGGATCGATGAATAAGCCCGTTTTCGTACGAATTGGCTCCTCGAGTCCTTCGGCTTTCAATCGCTCGCAAACGGCTATGGAACGCTTGCATTGCCAGACAATGGCATTATAAAGCGGCACACC
This window harbors:
- the fabF gene encoding beta-ketoacyl-ACP synthase II, translating into MLHRVVITGVGALTPVGHDVETFWQNVVNGQSGAATITHFDASLFRTQFACELKNYDATQYLSRSDIKRTDLFTQYALIASDQAIKDSGFELDKMDPFDVGVIWGSGQGGMDTFEEQVKEFALGTGQPRFSPFFIPKLIANMASGMISIRNGYMGINYTTVSACATSNTAIMDAFNYIRLGKAKIIVSGGSEAPITPASFGGFSALKAMSAHNSEPAVASRPFDVNRDGFVMGEGAGALILEEYEHAVKRGAHIYGEITGASMTADAYHMTATHPAGIGASKAMQLALKEANITISDVDYLNAHATSTSVGDLSEINAVLSLTGTEKTKLKISATKSVTGHLLGAAGAVEAIICLLSIRDSVIPPTINTTVLDPAIPENLTIVTKEAMPSNVNVAMSNTFGFGGHNSIVVFQKL
- a CDS encoding FGGY family carbohydrate kinase — translated: MTSSYILAIDQGTSSTKTLLFDENGRVISRASEPLKTNYFGDGYVEQDPEEIVRNVLTSVGKCIDSFVAQGGNLRAITVCGISNQRETFVVWDEAGVPLYNAIVWQCKRSIAVCERLKAEGLEEPIRTKTGLFIDPYFSGSKLIWLYEQHEKVRQAIDSGKAYFGTVDTWLLYKLTNGQRYLTDYTNASRTLFFNLQTLSWDQEILAQFGLSRLNLPEPKPSSFLFGESNFNGLLDHPLPIASMIGDSHAAAFGEGCFAPGTAKATLGTGCSIMMDIGPACKESNHGMVTTICWSTEERVDYALEGVIVTCGATIEWLKNNLELFAESRDTEAMATAVADNGGVYVVPAFSGLGAPHWDMARKASISGLTFGSTKNHIVRAALESIPYQIRDVIVAMEQDTGITLAELMVNGGLTSNGFVLQFLADLLNKPVVNREMADISALGAAYLAGLKAGVYRDLAHLQQLNDCKSVINPSENRLSVEQAYTGWQLALETNLH
- a CDS encoding TetR/AcrR family transcriptional regulator, coding for MATKQSKAERTRQFIIETTAGIFNTKGYAGTSLADLTEATGLTKGSIYGNFENKEEVALAVFDYNLSRIKQAVQQHMVQAISNSEKLLVYAVVYGTFIRAPFLPGGCPILNTAIEADDTNNLLKDKAAKAILEWKKSIIDIIKAGIKTGEFLETVEPERSALSIIALIEGGIMIARVTNNPTSLDKILKTVELLIEQIKVEI